The segment ACGATAACGGACGGAACGGGTATAACATGGGCCGCGGCTTTTGAGGCTCCTGGAGTTAGGGCCTACCCCAACATAAACGTCGGAGACATCGTGGAGATAATCGGGAAGATAGCCTTCCACTCCGGCGAGATTCAGATCGAGACCAGCGACATGGCGAGGCTCTGGGGGCCGGAGGCTGCCGAGGTCAAGAGGCGCATAGAGGAGGAGCTCGACAGGCGCGCCCAGCCCAAGGACGTGGGGTTCCTGGTCGAGAGTGAAGTGCTCGAGGCTTTGAAGCCGAAGATAATGAAGGCCGCATCCACGATACGCCGCGCCATCCTGGAGGGCAGGCCGATACTGCTGAGGCACCACGCCGACGCGGACGGCTACACCTCGGGCCTGGCCCTTGAGTACGCAATAGTTCCGCTCATCGAGGAGATCTCGCCCGATTCCGGTGCCAGGTGGAAGCTCTTCAAGCGCAGACCGAGCAGGGCACCCTTCTACGAGCTGGAGGATGTCCTCAAGGACATAATCTTCATGGTCGAGGACCACGAGAGGTTCGGCGACCCCTTGCCGCTTTTGGTTATTGTTGACAACGGCGGAACGAGCGAGGATATTCCGGCCTACAGGCGCATAAGGGCCTTCGGCGTTCCGATAGTGGTCATAGACCACCACGACCCGCGCGAGTGGGTGAGCGAGGACAGGGCGAAGGTGGACGACTACGTCGATGTGCACGTCAACCCGCACCACATAAAGCGCGGCTACTACGAGTTAACGGCGGGAATGCTGGCAACGGAAGTGGCGCGCTTCATCAACCCCGATGTTGAGGACAAAATCAAGCACCTCCCCGCCATAGCCGGAACCGGCGACAGGAGTAAGGCCCCGGAGTTCTACCAGTACCTTGAGATAGCGAAGAAGGCCAAGGGCCTTGACGAGGAGGACCTCAAGAAGATAGCCGAAGTGATAGACCACGAGGCCTACTTCTGGAAGTTCATGGACGGACACGGCATAATAGACGAGATTCTCCTCCTCACGGGCAACCTCCAGAGGCACCGCGAGCTGATAAACGCGATCTACCCGGAGGTCAAGGAGAAGCAGGAGAAGGCTTTGAGGGCCTCGCTGCCGCACGTCAAGAGCGTCGTCCTGCCGAACGGGATAAGGTTCAACACGATAGACATCGAGCTCTTTGCTCCAAAGTTCAGCTATCCGTCCCCGGGCAAGCTCTCCGGCCTGATACACGACCACTTCAAGGAGAAGTACGGCGAGGACGCGCCGATACTCACCCTGGCCTACGGTCCGGACTTCGCGGTGGTCAGGGCCGCGGACGGGATGGCGGCGTACAGCTTCGACCTAAACGAGATAATTCCAAAGCTCCAGGAGGCTCTGCCGAGCGCGGGCATAGAGGGCGGCGGCCACAGCTACGCCGGCTCGATAAAGTTCTTCGAGGGCATGCGCAAGGAGGTGCTTGAGGAGTTCGCGAAGCAGGTCGTCAAACTGAAGAAGACGGGCTGAAAGCGCTTTTTATTTTTTCCGGGGCCAACCTTTTTAACATCGTCGGCCTTAGAGGATTATGAGCAATATCCGGAGGAATGTTGATGAAAATCGTTCTTGAGGTTACCTTCAGAATGGGCGGCGTTTCTTACCGCGGCCACCGCTGGGAGGGCGATGCCCTTG is part of the Thermococcus celericrescens genome and harbors:
- a CDS encoding DHH family phosphoesterase codes for the protein MVVKDCPECHGTGKIKAGEKECPVCEGWGYVPADFKVGEKLKGYRNLDYIGVEDEVDEIPCPECHGKGVVPVYDTCPTCGGTGRVLACDICGKVKGPWEPGMETTWVCPDCMRKYKVVYVLDKTCDVEDIEIGGVYKGTIDRVERFGVFVKLNPHVRGLIRRKDLLGGRDYKPGDGILVQVLDVKPDRGEVDFIESALKHYKEVVVRKELPVTLIGDLRKDMAGQTVRLRGKVTQIQVTGGPTVFTITDGTGITWAAAFEAPGVRAYPNINVGDIVEIIGKIAFHSGEIQIETSDMARLWGPEAAEVKRRIEEELDRRAQPKDVGFLVESEVLEALKPKIMKAASTIRRAILEGRPILLRHHADADGYTSGLALEYAIVPLIEEISPDSGARWKLFKRRPSRAPFYELEDVLKDIIFMVEDHERFGDPLPLLVIVDNGGTSEDIPAYRRIRAFGVPIVVIDHHDPREWVSEDRAKVDDYVDVHVNPHHIKRGYYELTAGMLATEVARFINPDVEDKIKHLPAIAGTGDRSKAPEFYQYLEIAKKAKGLDEEDLKKIAEVIDHEAYFWKFMDGHGIIDEILLLTGNLQRHRELINAIYPEVKEKQEKALRASLPHVKSVVLPNGIRFNTIDIELFAPKFSYPSPGKLSGLIHDHFKEKYGEDAPILTLAYGPDFAVVRAADGMAAYSFDLNEIIPKLQEALPSAGIEGGGHSYAGSIKFFEGMRKEVLEEFAKQVVKLKKTG